The Pectinophora gossypiella unplaced genomic scaffold, ilPecGoss1.1 Pgos_46, whole genome shotgun sequence genome has a segment encoding these proteins:
- the LOC126381347 gene encoding uncharacterized protein LOC126381347, whose translation MPGEIHRNSPALDEIFLETRPHEQSPQQADHDTEPSGIPCGPDDRPDAPAGRRPCPGSMVDWRWDTILDNWTPEEASLLMNSWRDGSSNTENSETEFAAIDVSAQSRKRKRNMSKWKQNAAKIAKNTGKAYTSCSKTKREMPARRVKPACPQKCRLKCAEKINEQQRTEIHQRFWTQGNINIQRSYIRSCMVPVTAKYRYTNAEKPRGCNSAFYFTVDNNKLRVCKTFFINTLDITDRMIRTVKDKTDEHGFVEDDRRGKHRNHKTTSSDLIQDMIDHINSIPRIESHYLRMQTSREYIDGSRTIADIYRDFQKKNKQNRISRDNKHFSPYLDKARNAQ comes from the exons ATGCCAGGGGAAATACATCGTAATAGCCCCGCGTTGGATGAAATCTTTTTGGAGACCAGACCTCATGAACAGAGCCCTCAGCAGGCCGATCATGATACAGAACCTTCAGGAATCCCTTGTGGACCTGACGACAGGCCGGACGCTCCCGCAGGTCGACGACCTTGTCCTGGAAGCATGGTTGATTGGAGGTGGGACACCATTCTCGACAACTGGACTCCTGAAGAAGCATCTTTATTGATGAATAGTTGGC GTGATGGTTCTTCAAACACTGAGAACTCGGAAACCGAGTTCGCTGCTATCGATGTCAGTGCCCAAAGCAGGAAACGAAAACGTAACATGTCAAAATGGAAGCAAAATGCTGCTAAGATAGCTAAAAACACAGGAAAAGCTTATACTTCTTGTTCTAAAACAAAAAGGGAAATGCCAGCTCGTCGTGTGAAACCAGCGTGTCCTCAAAAGTGCAGACTGAAATGCGCTGAAAAAATTAATGAACAACAGAGAACAGAGATACATCAAAGGTTCTGGACACAAGGTAACATAAACATTCAACGTTCGTATATTCGCTCCTGTATGGTACCAGTCACTGCAAAATATAGATACACAAATGCAGAGAAACCCAGAGGCTGTAATTCTGCGTTTTATTTTACGGTTGACAATAACAAATTGCGTGtatgtaaaacattttttattaatacgtTAGATATTACTGACCGCATGATTCGGACGGTCAAAGATAAAACCGATGAGCATGGTTTTGTGGAAGATGACCGTCGTGGTAAACATCGAAACCACAAAACTACGAGCAGCGATTTAATTCAGGATATGATAGATCACATAAACTCAATACCTCGAATTGAATCCCATTACTTGAGAATGCAAACTTCTCGCGAGTACATCGATGGATCCAGAACTATAGCCGATATCTACAgggattttcaaaaaaaaaacaaacagaacAGAATAAGCC GTGATAACAAACACTTCTCACCCTACCTGGACAAGGCGAGGAATGCACAATGA